A genomic window from Gymnodinialimonas ceratoperidinii includes:
- a CDS encoding TatD family hydrolase — MSTPSIVDSHCHLDFDSLSEELPEVVSRAVEAGVTRMVTICTRLRNAPQVQAIAEAHAPVFWAGGTHPMSVAEEPMATLDELEALAQHPKFVGIGETGLDYHYTADSKDVQQESLRLHIEAARRTRLPLIIHARDADDDMARILTEEHANGAFTCVMHCFSSSAALAKAALDLDFYLSMSGITAFPKSQELRDIFAAAPLDRILVETDSPYLAPPPHRGKRNEPAFTAHTARRAAETFGLDYADFAARTTENFDRLFWKAAHG, encoded by the coding sequence ATGAGCACTCCTTCCATCGTCGACAGCCACTGCCACCTGGACTTTGACAGCCTCTCCGAAGAGCTGCCCGAGGTCGTGTCCCGCGCCGTCGAGGCGGGCGTCACGCGCATGGTGACGATCTGCACCCGCCTGCGCAACGCGCCGCAGGTGCAAGCCATCGCCGAGGCCCATGCGCCGGTCTTCTGGGCCGGCGGCACGCATCCGATGTCGGTGGCCGAAGAACCCATGGCGACGCTCGACGAGCTGGAGGCGCTGGCGCAGCACCCGAAGTTCGTGGGCATCGGCGAGACCGGGCTGGATTACCATTACACCGCCGACAGCAAGGACGTGCAGCAGGAGAGCCTCCGCCTGCATATCGAGGCCGCGCGCCGCACCCGGTTGCCGCTGATCATCCACGCGCGCGACGCCGATGATGACATGGCGCGCATCCTGACCGAGGAGCACGCCAACGGCGCGTTCACCTGCGTGATGCATTGCTTCAGCTCCTCCGCCGCGCTCGCCAAGGCCGCGCTGGACCTCGACTTCTACCTCTCGATGTCGGGCATCACCGCCTTCCCCAAGAGCCAAGAGTTGCGCGACATCTTCGCCGCCGCCCCGCTCGACCGGATCCTTGTCGAAACCGACAGCCCCTACCTCGCGCCGCCGCCCCATCGCGGCAAGCGCAACGAGCCCGCCTTCACCGCCCATACCGCGCGCCGCGCCGCCGAGACCTTCGGCCTCGACTACGCAGACTTCGCCGCCCGCACGACCGAGAACTTCGACCGCCTGTTCTGGAAGGCCGCCCATGGCTGA
- a CDS encoding MBL fold metallo-hydrolase encodes MAELRVTILGCGSSGGVPRLGGIWGDCDPSNPRNMRRRCSLLVEQEGAEGTTRVLIDTSPDLRAQLLDAGVGHLDAVLYTHAHADHVHGLDDLRMIVFNMRARLPVYADGATTNDLLNRFGYAFVQPPGSAYPPILDIHGIDGDVTIDGAGGPLTFTPFEVTHGNIDALGFRVADVAYLPDVSDIPDEVWPVLQGLDTWILDALRRTPHPSHSHLENSLEWIARAAPRRAVLTNMHIDLDYQDVADETPDHVTPAYDGMTLTFDV; translated from the coding sequence ATGGCTGAGCTGCGCGTCACCATCCTCGGCTGCGGGTCCTCCGGCGGTGTGCCGCGACTGGGCGGCATCTGGGGTGACTGCGATCCCTCCAACCCCCGAAACATGCGCCGCCGCTGCTCGTTGCTGGTCGAGCAGGAGGGCGCGGAGGGCACCACCCGCGTGCTGATCGACACCTCCCCCGACCTGCGTGCGCAGCTACTGGACGCGGGCGTGGGCCACCTCGACGCGGTGCTCTACACCCACGCCCATGCCGATCATGTCCATGGGCTCGACGACTTGCGGATGATCGTCTTCAACATGCGCGCGCGCCTGCCCGTCTATGCCGACGGCGCCACCACGAACGACCTGCTGAACCGCTTCGGCTACGCCTTCGTGCAGCCGCCGGGCTCCGCCTATCCACCGATCCTCGACATCCATGGGATCGACGGCGACGTCACCATCGACGGCGCCGGTGGCCCGCTCACCTTCACCCCCTTCGAGGTGACCCACGGCAACATCGACGCCCTCGGCTTCCGCGTCGCCGACGTGGCCTATCTGCCCGACGTCTCCGACATCCCCGATGAGGTCTGGCCGGTACTCCAAGGGCTCGACACATGGATTCTCGACGCGCTGCGCCGCACCCCGCACCCGAGCCACAGCCATCTCGAGAACTCGTTGGAATGGATCGCCCGCGCCGCGCCACGCCGCGCGGTGCTCACCAACATGCACATCGATCTCGATTACCAGGATGTCGCCGACGAGACGCCGGACCATGTGACCCCTGCCTATGACGGCATGACCCTCACGTTCGACGTCTGA
- a CDS encoding AEC family transporter yields the protein MSVLLSIVLPVFLLVGAGYLAVWRGLFADSAVDGLMSYTQKFAIPCLLFTGIATLDLGAELDLWLLAAYFGSAIACFLLGVFGARLLFGRPWPDSIAIGLTGMFANTVLLGLPVTERAFGTEALGPNYAIIAFNAGFCYLVGITSMEIFRAETRGVALARTVASAMFHNSLMIGIMLGFVVNLSGLPIPAVAQDALDLMIRSALPAALFGLGGVLYRYKPEGDVGAIAMLCVLTLCVHPAITWAIGTYAGLSTGQMRSAVLTAAMAPGINTYIFADMYGVARRVVASTVLISTALTVFTASVWLLILP from the coding sequence ATGAGCGTCCTGCTCTCCATCGTGCTGCCCGTCTTCCTGCTGGTCGGCGCGGGCTACCTTGCCGTCTGGCGTGGCCTTTTCGCCGACAGCGCCGTGGACGGACTGATGTCGTACACCCAGAAATTCGCCATCCCCTGCCTGCTCTTCACCGGCATCGCGACGCTCGATCTGGGGGCGGAGCTGGATCTCTGGCTGCTCGCCGCCTACTTCGGCAGCGCCATCGCCTGTTTCCTGCTTGGCGTCTTCGGCGCGCGGCTGCTTTTCGGGCGGCCCTGGCCCGACAGCATCGCCATCGGGCTGACCGGCATGTTCGCCAATACCGTGCTTCTGGGCCTGCCGGTGACCGAGCGCGCCTTCGGAACCGAGGCGCTCGGCCCCAACTACGCGATCATCGCGTTCAATGCCGGCTTCTGCTACCTCGTCGGCATCACCTCGATGGAGATCTTTCGCGCCGAAACCCGGGGCGTGGCCCTGGCGCGGACGGTCGCCAGCGCGATGTTTCACAACTCGCTGATGATCGGGATCATGTTGGGCTTCGTGGTGAACCTCTCCGGCCTGCCGATCCCCGCCGTGGCGCAGGACGCGCTGGACCTGATGATCCGCTCTGCCCTGCCCGCCGCGCTGTTTGGCTTGGGCGGCGTGCTCTACCGCTACAAGCCTGAAGGCGACGTGGGTGCCATCGCCATGCTCTGCGTGCTCACGCTCTGCGTGCATCCGGCGATTACATGGGCCATCGGCACCTACGCAGGGCTCAGCACCGGGCAGATGCGCAGCGCGGTCCTCACCGCCGCCATGGCGCCCGGCATCAACACCTATATCTTCGCGGATATGTACGGCGTCGCGCGCCGCGTCGTGGCCTCGACGGTGCTCATCAGCACCGCGCTCACGGTATTCACCGCCTCGGTCTGGTTGCTGATCCTGCCCTGA
- a CDS encoding ABC transporter permease, producing the protein MDTKLPPYATVGQRIWFYGFRVICGLIFFFLIAPILTIIPLSFNAEDFFTFTPGMLALDPDAYSLRHYREFFGQGGYPWIGLLIGLALGIAATVALKMFKGTTNYFPIVIFAIIGLIVGKLSGLEGEEWMTPMRNSLRIAPVATLLSVGFGTLAAIGLSQSHVPFKGAIMAILISPMIVPLIISAAGMYFFYSRIGLQGTFMGVVLAHAALGIPFVIITVTATLVGFDRSLTRAAANLGANPVTTFFRIQMPLILPGVISGGLFAFITSFDEVVVVIFVGSAGQQTLPWQMFTGLREQISPTILAAATVLVAISVILLTVVELLRQRSERLRGIDPH; encoded by the coding sequence ATGGATACCAAACTTCCTCCCTATGCCACGGTCGGCCAGCGCATCTGGTTCTACGGCTTCCGCGTCATCTGTGGCTTGATCTTCTTCTTCCTGATCGCGCCGATCCTCACGATCATCCCGCTCAGCTTCAACGCGGAGGATTTCTTCACCTTCACGCCGGGGATGCTGGCGCTGGACCCGGACGCCTACAGCCTGCGCCATTACCGCGAGTTCTTCGGGCAGGGGGGCTATCCCTGGATCGGCCTGCTGATCGGCCTGGCCCTCGGCATTGCCGCCACGGTGGCGCTGAAGATGTTCAAGGGAACGACCAACTACTTCCCCATCGTGATCTTCGCCATCATCGGCCTGATCGTCGGCAAGCTCTCGGGGCTCGAGGGTGAGGAATGGATGACCCCGATGCGCAACTCGTTGCGGATCGCGCCGGTGGCGACGCTCCTGTCGGTGGGTTTCGGGACGCTGGCGGCCATTGGCCTGAGCCAGAGCCACGTGCCTTTCAAGGGCGCGATCATGGCGATCCTGATCTCGCCGATGATCGTGCCGCTGATCATCTCGGCGGCGGGCATGTACTTCTTCTACTCGCGCATCGGCCTGCAGGGCACCTTCATGGGCGTCGTGCTGGCCCACGCGGCCCTTGGCATCCCGTTTGTCATCATCACGGTGACGGCGACGCTGGTGGGCTTTGACCGCTCGCTCACACGGGCGGCGGCGAACCTTGGCGCGAACCCGGTGACGACCTTCTTCCGCATCCAGATGCCGCTGATCCTGCCGGGCGTGATCTCGGGCGGTCTTTTCGCCTTCATCACGTCCTTCGACGAGGTGGTCGTGGTGATCTTCGTGGGATCCGCCGGGCAGCAGACCCTGCCGTGGCAGATGTTCACCGGCCTGCGCGAGCAGATCAGCCCGACGATCCTTGCCGCGGCAACGGTGCTGGTCGCGATCTCGGTGATCCTGCTGACGGTGGTGGAACTGCTGCGGCAACGCTCGGAACGGCTGCGGGGGATCGACCCGCACTGA
- a CDS encoding ABC transporter permease: MSDATAANTTDNGPVLAADGTPLKRSLARALRVQKMRALLLIAPLLIFIMVAFIAPIVDMLFRSVENQITSETLPRTVMALEDWDPEGLPDEDTYAALTYDFVEAAERRIHTRLGSRLNYETTGISSLFRQSGRGVDDIGEDYADQFIELNPAWEEADTWAMLMGAPDWIEAASAAEDAGPSFRLSVAASELLPETADAYRGFARTVQQEDNDNPMAEEPWFPVYMALYRDLMRTDVSGYDGPMADLLIEADAAVEGFTGMSPSEAWLDLNDDWGDRNVWATIEAFSDPYTAGYFLTSIDLRLTPDGIEAQPEEQRIYLLLFQRTIFMSGMITLMCVLLGYPIAYLLSNLPSKSSNLLLILVLLPFWTSLLVRTSAWKVLLQQQGVINDILVWIGIVADENRLALINNQLGTIIAMTHILLPFMILPLYSVMKTIPPSYVRAAKSLGATNFTAFRRVYFPQSIPGIGAGCILVFILAIGYYITPELVGGRTGTFISNRIAYHISSSLNWGLAAALGSILLALVLVLYWLYDRIVGIDNVKLG; this comes from the coding sequence ATGTCTGATGCTACCGCCGCAAACACCACCGACAATGGCCCTGTCCTTGCCGCTGACGGCACGCCGCTGAAGCGCAGCCTCGCGCGGGCCTTGCGGGTGCAGAAGATGCGCGCGCTGCTGCTGATCGCACCGCTGCTGATCTTCATCATGGTCGCCTTCATCGCGCCCATCGTCGACATGCTGTTCCGCTCGGTCGAGAACCAGATCACCTCCGAGACCCTGCCGCGCACGGTCATGGCGCTGGAGGACTGGGATCCGGAGGGGCTTCCGGACGAAGATACCTATGCCGCGCTGACCTATGATTTCGTCGAGGCCGCCGAGCGGCGCATTCACACGCGCCTGGGCTCGCGCCTGAACTACGAGACCACCGGGATCTCGTCGCTGTTCCGCCAGTCGGGACGCGGCGTCGATGACATCGGCGAGGATTACGCCGACCAGTTCATCGAGCTGAACCCGGCTTGGGAGGAGGCCGACACCTGGGCCATGCTCATGGGCGCGCCCGACTGGATCGAGGCGGCCAGCGCCGCCGAGGACGCGGGGCCATCGTTCCGCCTGTCGGTCGCGGCCTCCGAATTGCTGCCCGAGACCGCCGACGCCTATCGCGGCTTCGCGCGGACGGTGCAGCAGGAAGACAACGACAACCCGATGGCCGAGGAGCCCTGGTTCCCTGTCTACATGGCGCTCTACCGCGACCTGATGCGCACCGATGTTTCGGGCTACGACGGGCCGATGGCCGATCTGCTGATCGAGGCCGACGCCGCCGTGGAAGGCTTTACCGGCATGTCGCCGAGCGAAGCCTGGCTGGACCTGAACGACGATTGGGGCGACCGCAATGTCTGGGCCACGATCGAGGCCTTCTCGGACCCCTATACCGCGGGCTACTTCCTCACCTCCATCGACCTGCGCCTGACCCCGGACGGGATCGAGGCGCAGCCGGAAGAGCAGCGCATTTACCTGCTGTTGTTCCAGCGCACGATTTTCATGTCGGGCATGATCACACTCATGTGCGTGCTGCTCGGCTACCCGATCGCCTACCTGCTGTCGAACCTGCCGTCGAAATCCTCGAACCTGCTGCTGATCCTCGTGCTGCTGCCGTTCTGGACCTCGCTGCTGGTGCGGACCAGCGCGTGGAAGGTCTTGCTGCAACAGCAAGGCGTCATCAACGACATCCTCGTATGGATCGGCATCGTCGCCGACGAGAACCGGCTGGCGCTGATCAACAACCAGCTTGGCACGATCATCGCGATGACGCATATCCTGCTGCCATTCATGATCCTGCCGCTCTACTCGGTGATGAAGACGATCCCGCCAAGCTATGTGCGGGCCGCCAAATCCCTGGGCGCCACGAACTTCACCGCCTTCCGGCGCGTGTATTTCCCGCAGTCCATTCCGGGCATCGGCGCGGGCTGCATCCTCGTCTTCATCCTCGCCATCGGCTACTACATCACGCCGGAACTGGTGGGTGGACGCACGGGTACCTTCATCTCGAACCGGATCGCCTACCACATCTCGTCGAGCCTGAACTGGGGCCTCGCGGCCGCACTCGGCTCCATCCTGCTGGCGCTCGTGCTGGTTCTCTACTGGCTCTACGATCGCATCGTGGGCATCGACAACGTGAAGCTGGGATAA
- a CDS encoding DUF1330 domain-containing protein: MPKGYIIGHITVNDPEAYKEYVERDTPILLGHGARPVVRGGKAELLEGDTFQRHVVFEFDSYEAALAAYNDPEYQEVAEIRRRTADSVILVVEGV, encoded by the coding sequence ATGCCCAAAGGCTACATCATCGGCCATATCACGGTGAACGACCCCGAAGCCTACAAGGAATATGTGGAGCGTGACACGCCGATCCTGTTGGGCCACGGCGCGCGTCCGGTGGTCCGGGGCGGCAAGGCGGAACTTCTGGAAGGCGACACCTTCCAACGCCACGTGGTCTTCGAGTTCGACAGTTATGAGGCCGCGCTCGCCGCCTATAACGACCCTGAATATCAAGAAGTTGCAGAGATCCGCCGCCGCACCGCCGACAGCGTGATCCTCGTCGTGGAGGGCGTGTGA
- a CDS encoding extracellular solute-binding protein, with protein sequence MNLKSLMLLTTGASLAATGAMADGHMANTMTLVSWGGAYQQSQINAYSDPYAEMHEGLEIIWDESSNEAVARLRAMNEAGNVTWDLVDVVASDAIRLCDEGLAMEIDHDEVLAPADDGTPASEDFGDLIVSDCFIPQIVYSTTFGYRTDVEAWNGNTPDDICDVFDLENFPGQRSLERRPINNMEWALICSGVADEDVYDVLETEEGIQQALDMLETIRDETVWWSAGADTPQLLADGEVVMGSTYNGRLFSVIEEQDQPIAMLWDAQVFDLDGWIIPEGLPEDRLARVMDFVRFATDTQRLADQAAYISYGPARASSAPLVGQHAELGIDMAPHMPTDPNNAERTFLYNYEWWADYRDDLDARFQAWLAQ encoded by the coding sequence ATGAATCTCAAGAGCCTTATGCTCCTGACAACCGGCGCCAGCCTTGCTGCCACCGGTGCCATGGCCGACGGCCACATGGCCAATACCATGACCCTCGTGTCCTGGGGCGGCGCCTACCAGCAAAGCCAGATCAACGCCTATTCCGACCCCTATGCCGAGATGCACGAGGGCCTGGAAATCATCTGGGATGAATCCTCCAACGAGGCGGTTGCCCGTCTGCGCGCGATGAACGAAGCGGGCAACGTGACCTGGGATCTCGTCGACGTCGTGGCCTCCGACGCCATCCGTCTGTGCGACGAAGGTCTGGCGATGGAAATCGACCACGACGAAGTTCTGGCACCGGCCGATGACGGCACGCCTGCTTCCGAAGACTTCGGCGACCTGATCGTTTCCGACTGCTTCATCCCTCAGATCGTCTATTCCACCACCTTCGGTTACCGCACCGACGTGGAAGCATGGAACGGCAACACGCCCGACGACATCTGCGACGTGTTCGATCTGGAAAACTTCCCCGGTCAGCGTTCGCTCGAGCGTCGCCCGATCAACAACATGGAATGGGCGCTGATCTGTTCCGGTGTTGCCGATGAAGACGTCTACGACGTTCTGGAAACCGAAGAAGGCATCCAGCAGGCGCTGGACATGCTCGAAACCATCCGTGACGAGACCGTCTGGTGGTCCGCCGGTGCCGACACGCCGCAGCTTCTGGCCGACGGCGAAGTCGTGATGGGTTCGACCTACAACGGCCGTCTGTTCTCGGTGATCGAAGAGCAGGACCAGCCCATCGCGATGCTCTGGGACGCTCAGGTGTTCGACCTCGACGGCTGGATCATCCCCGAGGGTCTGCCGGAAGATCGTCTGGCCCGCGTGATGGATTTCGTTCGCTTCGCGACCGACACCCAGCGTCTGGCCGATCAGGCTGCCTACATCTCCTACGGTCCGGCGCGTGCCTCTTCCGCACCGCTGGTGGGTCAGCACGCCGAGCTGGGCATCGACATGGCGCCGCATATGCCGACCGATCCCAACAACGCCGAGCGGACGTTCCTCTACAACTACGAGTGGTGGGCCGATTACCGCGACGACCTGGACGCACGTTTCCAGGCGTGGCTGGCTCAATAA
- a CDS encoding ABC transporter ATP-binding protein — protein sequence MTSDGSQAFVSFDRVQKSYDGEVLVVKDLNLHISRGEFLTMLGPSGSGKTTCLMMLAGFETATHGEITLDGKPINNIPPHKRGIGMVFQNYALFPHMTVGENLSFPLEVRGMPKSEREGKVTRALDMVQMVDFINRRPAQLSGGQQQRIALARALVFEPELVLMDEPLGALDKQLRETLQFEITNLAHELGITTVYVTHDQTEALTMSDRVAVFDDGRIQQLAAPDTLYEEPQNSFVAQFIGENNTLQGTVSKMGDNMCEVTLEDGSIIDALPVNVSSVGEKTQVSIRPERVEMDPSRLTPGAHTLKAEVLEFVYMGDIYRTRLRVAGVEDFIIKTRNAPDQRRLKPGERIEIGWRPQDCRALDA from the coding sequence TTGACCTCAGACGGATCGCAAGCGTTCGTATCGTTCGATCGCGTTCAGAAGAGCTACGACGGCGAAGTGCTCGTCGTGAAAGATCTTAACCTGCACATCAGTCGGGGCGAATTCCTGACGATGCTCGGACCATCGGGTTCCGGCAAGACCACGTGCCTCATGATGCTGGCCGGGTTCGAGACCGCCACCCACGGCGAGATCACCCTCGACGGCAAGCCGATCAACAACATCCCGCCCCACAAGCGCGGCATCGGGATGGTGTTCCAGAACTACGCGTTGTTCCCGCATATGACGGTGGGCGAGAACCTCTCGTTCCCGCTGGAAGTGCGGGGCATGCCCAAGTCCGAGCGGGAGGGCAAGGTCACCCGAGCGCTGGACATGGTGCAGATGGTCGATTTCATCAATCGCCGTCCGGCGCAGCTTTCGGGCGGTCAGCAGCAGCGGATCGCCCTGGCGCGCGCGCTGGTGTTCGAGCCGGAGCTGGTGCTGATGGACGAGCCGCTCGGCGCGCTCGACAAGCAATTGCGCGAGACCCTGCAGTTCGAGATCACCAACCTAGCCCACGAGCTAGGCATCACCACGGTCTATGTGACCCACGACCAGACCGAGGCGCTGACGATGTCGGACCGGGTTGCCGTGTTCGACGATGGCCGCATCCAGCAGCTTGCCGCGCCCGACACCCTCTACGAGGAGCCGCAGAACAGCTTCGTCGCCCAGTTCATCGGCGAGAACAACACGCTGCAGGGCACCGTCAGCAAGATGGGTGACAACATGTGCGAAGTGACGCTGGAAGACGGGTCGATCATCGACGCGCTGCCGGTGAACGTGTCGTCCGTGGGCGAGAAGACACAGGTCTCCATCCGCCCCGAACGGGTCGAGATGGACCCGAGCCGCCTGACGCCCGGCGCCCATACGCTGAAGGCCGAAGTGCTGGAATTCGTCTACATGGGAGATATCTATCGTACGCGCCTTCGGGTTGCGGGGGTGGAAGATTTCATCATCAAGACAAGAAATGCCCCCGATCAGCGCCGACTGAAACCGGGGGAGCGTATCGAGATCGGCTGGCGTCCGCAGGATTGCCGCGCGCTCGATGCCTGA
- a CDS encoding ABC transporter ATP-binding protein codes for MTPPTPRRTSLEDAPRPRDLIRRLWREHVYQYWPIMAFAVVLMSIEGAAIGAFAWMVQPLFDELFSSGSMEGVAWVALTVGALFTIRATSGFFQRILMVGVGLKVVTGLQVRLVKHLLTLDMSFFQDNAPGALIERVRGDTGALQSLSSSVLVSLGRDTVTTISLLAVMLWTDWQWTLFALTGLPVLVLPLLAVQAFIRRTAVAARRAAAQLSTRLDEIFHGVQTIKLNRLEKSESGRYRETIRQFLRPSLKAQIGVAGNPAMIDIIAAAGFVAVLYFGGQDIIAGEKTVGEFMSFFTALGLLFEPLRRLSSLAGRVQAAGASLERVYELLDSEPTIVSPSAPRPLPSGDITFDNVHFAYGDAPVLRGLSFTAKEGETTALVGASGAGKTTVFAALTRLFDPQSGQIRIGDVAVNETRIETLRNTIAVVGQETALFDESILANIRMGDLDASDEAIAEAARNASVDEFADTLPDGLNSPVGPRGSSLSGGQRQRVAIARAMLKSAPILLLDEPTSALDAQSEKLVGAALDRLAQGRTTLVIAHRLSTIRAAHKILVMEAGRVIEEGTHDTLLAQGGAYARLHKMQISEDPDA; via the coding sequence ATGACCCCGCCGACCCCGCGCCGGACGTCGCTGGAGGATGCACCGCGCCCGCGCGATCTCATCCGTCGCCTCTGGCGCGAGCATGTCTACCAATACTGGCCGATCATGGCGTTTGCCGTCGTCTTGATGTCGATCGAGGGCGCGGCCATCGGCGCCTTCGCCTGGATGGTTCAGCCGCTCTTTGACGAGCTGTTTTCAAGCGGCTCCATGGAGGGCGTGGCATGGGTCGCACTGACCGTCGGCGCGTTGTTCACCATCCGCGCCACTTCGGGCTTTTTTCAACGTATTCTGATGGTTGGCGTGGGCCTGAAGGTCGTGACCGGCTTGCAGGTTCGCCTCGTGAAGCACCTGCTGACCCTTGATATGTCGTTCTTTCAGGACAACGCCCCCGGCGCGCTGATCGAGCGTGTGCGCGGCGATACCGGCGCGCTGCAATCGCTCTCGTCGTCGGTTCTCGTCTCGCTTGGCCGCGACACGGTCACAACGATCTCGCTCCTTGCCGTGATGCTCTGGACCGACTGGCAATGGACGTTGTTCGCGCTCACCGGTCTGCCGGTCCTCGTGCTGCCGCTCCTCGCCGTTCAGGCCTTCATCCGTCGCACCGCCGTTGCCGCCCGCCGCGCCGCCGCGCAGCTTTCCACGCGCCTCGACGAGATCTTCCACGGCGTCCAGACGATCAAGCTCAATCGCTTGGAAAAGAGCGAGAGCGGCCGCTACCGCGAAACCATCCGGCAATTCCTGCGCCCCTCGCTCAAGGCGCAGATCGGCGTTGCGGGCAATCCCGCGATGATCGACATCATTGCCGCCGCGGGCTTCGTCGCGGTGCTCTACTTCGGCGGTCAGGACATTATCGCGGGCGAGAAGACCGTGGGTGAGTTCATGTCCTTCTTCACCGCCCTCGGCCTGCTGTTCGAGCCGCTGCGCCGCCTGTCCTCCCTCGCGGGCCGGGTGCAGGCCGCCGGCGCCTCGCTGGAGCGGGTCTACGAGCTGCTTGATTCCGAGCCCACCATCGTCTCCCCCTCCGCCCCGCGCCCCCTGCCCTCGGGCGACATCACCTTCGACAACGTGCATTTCGCCTATGGCGACGCGCCCGTCCTGCGCGGGCTCAGCTTCACCGCGAAGGAGGGCGAGACCACCGCGCTCGTCGGTGCCTCCGGTGCCGGCAAGACCACCGTTTTCGCCGCCCTCACCCGCCTCTTCGATCCGCAATCGGGCCAGATCCGCATCGGTGACGTGGCGGTGAACGAGACGCGGATCGAAACCCTGCGCAACACCATTGCCGTCGTGGGTCAGGAGACAGCGCTTTTCGACGAATCCATTCTCGCCAACATTCGCATGGGCGATCTCGATGCCTCCGACGAGGCCATTGCCGAGGCCGCGCGCAACGCCTCGGTCGACGAGTTCGCCGACACCCTGCCCGACGGGTTGAACAGCCCCGTTGGCCCCCGCGGCTCGAGCCTTTCGGGCGGTCAGCGCCAGCGCGTGGCCATCGCCCGCGCCATGCTCAAGAGCGCCCCAATCCTGCTGCTGGACGAGCCGACCTCCGCCCTCGATGCGCAATCGGAGAAGCTCGTCGGTGCCGCACTCGACAGGCTGGCGCAGGGGCGCACGACGCTGGTGATCGCCCACCGCCTGTCGACGATCCGCGCCGCGCACAAGATCCTTGTCATGGAGGCCGGGCGCGTGATCGAGGAAGGCACCCACGACACGCTTCTGGCTCAGGGCGGCGCCTATGCCCGCCTGCACAAGATGCAGATCAGCGAAGATCCTGACGCCTAG